One Cellulomonas sp. NS3 genomic region harbors:
- a CDS encoding carbohydrate ABC transporter permease, producing the protein MTVTAQSGTSSSDRPRPARPAPRIRPSARDDAPGRGSRRPARAARVRSARPRRSVTLTVLAGIVLVYSLVPLVWLVINATKTQPGLLSSFGLWFAGDFALVDNVTTTLTYDDGIFVRWLANTLLYVVAGAGGATALAVLGGYALAKFDFPGKRGVFATVIGAVAVPGTALAVPTFLMFSQMGLTNTPWSVIIPSLISPFGLYLMWTFAAEAIPTELMEAARVDGASEWRTFWQVCLPLLAPGIVTVLLFTMVATWNNYFLPLIMLKDPDWFPLTLGLNAWNAQAATAGGEAIFHLVITGSLLTILPLVAAFLLLQRYWQSGLAAGSVKE; encoded by the coding sequence ATGACCGTGACCGCCCAGTCCGGCACCTCCTCGTCCGACCGGCCGCGTCCCGCCCGCCCGGCACCCCGGATCCGCCCGTCCGCCCGCGACGACGCCCCTGGGCGCGGGAGCCGCCGACCGGCCCGCGCCGCCCGCGTCCGCAGCGCCCGCCCCCGCCGCAGCGTCACGCTCACGGTCCTCGCCGGCATCGTGCTCGTGTACAGCCTCGTCCCGCTCGTCTGGCTCGTGATCAACGCGACCAAGACGCAGCCCGGCCTGCTGTCCTCGTTCGGGCTGTGGTTCGCGGGCGACTTCGCCCTCGTCGACAACGTCACCACGACGCTGACCTACGACGACGGCATCTTCGTGCGCTGGCTCGCGAACACGCTGCTCTACGTCGTCGCGGGTGCGGGCGGTGCGACGGCGCTCGCGGTGCTCGGCGGGTACGCGCTGGCCAAGTTCGACTTCCCCGGCAAGCGCGGGGTGTTCGCGACCGTCATCGGGGCCGTCGCCGTGCCCGGCACCGCGCTCGCCGTCCCGACGTTCCTCATGTTCAGCCAGATGGGCCTGACGAACACGCCGTGGTCGGTCATCATCCCGTCGCTCATCTCGCCGTTCGGGCTGTACCTCATGTGGACGTTCGCGGCCGAGGCGATCCCGACCGAGCTCATGGAGGCCGCGCGGGTCGACGGCGCGAGCGAGTGGCGCACGTTCTGGCAGGTCTGCCTGCCGCTGCTCGCGCCGGGCATCGTCACGGTGCTGCTCTTCACGATGGTCGCGACGTGGAACAACTACTTCCTGCCGCTGATCATGCTCAAGGACCCCGACTGGTTCCCGCTGACCCTCGGGCTCAACGCCTGGAACGCACAGGCCGCCACGGCCGGCGGCGAGGCGATCTTCCACCTCGTCATCACCGGTTCGCTGCTCACGATCCTGCCGCTCGTCGCCGCGTTCCTGCTGCTCCAGCGGTACTGGCAGTCCGGCCTGGCCGCCGGGAGCGTCAAGGAGTGA
- a CDS encoding carbohydrate ABC transporter permease yields the protein MTTTSAPPVPTVRRPRQAGRTRRSLTGWAFIGPFMAVFALVFLAPIAYSLYLSLFRNQLVGGNAFVGLANYQRALADSQFWEALGRVGLFLLVQVPVMLAIALVVALAIDSGRLYGAGFFRISIFLPYAVPAVVATLMWGFMYGTRFGLVGNLNDALGTSLPNPLSPDLVLASIGNIVTWEFVGYNMLIFYSALRVIPTSLYEAAELDGAGQLRVITAIKLPAIRGALVIATIFSIIGSFQLFNEPSILQSLAPNAITTYFTPNLYAYSLSFSGQQYNYSATVAILMGLVTMAVAYAVQLRGMRKAS from the coding sequence ATGACGACGACGTCCGCTCCACCGGTCCCCACGGTCCGGCGACCCCGACAGGCCGGCCGCACGCGCCGGTCGCTCACCGGCTGGGCCTTCATCGGCCCCTTCATGGCCGTGTTCGCCCTCGTGTTCCTCGCGCCGATCGCGTACTCGCTCTACCTGAGCCTGTTCCGCAACCAGCTCGTCGGCGGCAACGCGTTCGTCGGGCTCGCGAACTACCAGCGGGCGCTCGCCGACAGCCAGTTCTGGGAGGCGCTCGGGCGGGTCGGGCTGTTCCTGCTCGTGCAGGTCCCGGTGATGCTCGCGATCGCCCTCGTCGTCGCGCTCGCGATCGACAGCGGCCGCCTCTACGGGGCGGGGTTCTTCCGGATCTCGATCTTCCTGCCGTACGCCGTCCCGGCCGTCGTCGCGACCCTCATGTGGGGGTTCATGTACGGCACGCGGTTCGGGCTCGTCGGCAACCTCAACGACGCGCTCGGCACGTCGCTGCCCAACCCGCTGTCGCCGGACCTCGTGCTCGCCTCGATCGGCAACATCGTGACCTGGGAGTTCGTCGGCTACAACATGCTGATCTTCTACTCGGCGCTGCGCGTCATCCCGACGTCGCTCTACGAGGCCGCCGAGCTCGACGGCGCCGGCCAGCTCCGCGTCATCACCGCGATCAAGCTCCCGGCGATCCGGGGCGCGCTCGTCATCGCGACGATCTTCTCGATCATCGGCAGCTTCCAGCTCTTCAACGAGCCGAGCATCCTGCAGAGCCTCGCGCCCAACGCGATCACGACGTACTTCACGCCCAACCTCTACGCCTACTCGCTGTCCTTCTCGGGCCAGCAGTACAACTACTCGGCCACCGTCGCGATCCTCATGGGGCTCGTCACGATGGCGGTCGCCTACGCCGTGCAGCTGCGCGGCATGCGGAAGGCGAGCTGA